Proteins from one Camelina sativa cultivar DH55 chromosome 8, Cs, whole genome shotgun sequence genomic window:
- the LOC104709575 gene encoding uncharacterized protein LOC104709575: MVDPRAFLLTFGVSLGHLQFSLTKYDAEACQVFAEHLTGTALSWFSRLPPGSIDSIKDLITAFLKQFSVLMENKNSHSDLYALTQQRNQSLRSFIGHFREVVVNVSIPDTAAIIALKNALWYESRFKEKLSLTHVETIADALGRAVKHIELEEEKVVNAKKHSGETSVATKQPVITAPKVEYVEPRQHFTRNQDRTRRTFAIGENKYIRKEGGESSATQYCDYHQSATHATEECRYLQTILMERYKKGTIVIESDRSKTTRPGNSDIKRAENITRKFVKDSKTLADQSEDKMETPGAINHEKR; the protein is encoded by the coding sequence ATGGTCGATCCGCGAGCATTCTTGCTTACCTTCGGCGTATCCCTCGGCCATTTACAGTTCAGCCTGACGAAATACGATGCTGAAGCCTGCCAGGTCTTTGCCGAGCATTTGACAGGAACCGCTTTAAGCTGGTTCTCAAGACTCCCACCTGGGTCAATCGATAGTATCAAGGACCTGATAACTGCATTCTTAAAGCAATTCTCTGTTCTAATGGAAAACAAGAACTCTCATTCCGACCTATATGCCCTGACTCAACAACGAAATCAATCACTCCGGTCTTTTATTGGACACTTTAGAGAGGTCGTCGTCAACGTCTCGATCCCAGACACGGCTGCTATCATTGCACTCAAGAACGCACTTTGGTACGAGTCTCGATTTAAAGAAAAGCTATCTTTAACTCATGTGGAAACCATAGCTGACGCCCTGGGACGAGCCGTGAAACATATcgagcttgaagaagagaaagtcgTCAACGCCAAGAAACACTCCGGCGAAACAAGCGTCGCGACCAAACAGCCAGTAATCACAGCTCCGAAAGTCGAATATGTCGAGCCACGACAACACTTTACCAGAAATCAAGATCGAACTCGTCGAACTTTTGCAATCGGCGAAAATAAATACATCCGGAAGGAAGGAGGTGAGAGCAGCGCGACCCAGTATTGTGATTATCACCAAAGTGCCACCCACGCGACTGAAGAATGTCGTTACCTCCAAACGATCCTGATGGAACGATACAAAAAAGGGACGATAGTCATTGAATCTGACAGAAGCAAGACGACCCGGCCCGGTAACAGCGACATCAAGCGAGCTGAGAATATCACTCGAAAATTTGTCAAGGATTCCAAAACCCTCGCCGATCAAAGCGAAGACAAAATGGAAACACCAGGCGCCATCAATCATGAAAAACGGTAA